The genomic DNA GCGTGCGGGCTGTTCATGGGCGTGGGGCTGACGGACCGGCAGGATGACTGAGCGGCCGCGCTTGCCTACGACGCTGGTATGGCGCTACGCGGTGTTCTTGTTCTTCGGCGTCGTCGCGTTCGCGGCCATGCTGGTGGTCGCGCTGCGTGGGAGCGGTGCCGCGAACCGCTGGGCCGGTGCGATCGGATGCCTGTTCGTCGTCGTCCTGATCTGGGTGACACACCGTCGGTTGAAGACCAAGGGCTGGGAGGGCATGCCGACTTCGAGGGCCGGCGGCTGGTGGATGCTGGGGGTCGGCATGCTCACTCTGACGATGCAGTTCGGCTACTACTTCGCTGACAACCACCCGTCGTCGGCCATGACCATTGCAGGAGCCGGCTGGACGATCGGCGGCGTGGTCATGCTGATCGAGCAAACCCACGCGACCCGGCAGCGCGACCACGCCGACCGATGAAGGCCGCACGCATCGGTACGAACCTCGTCTGGTCGGCACTCCATGCACTGCCGACCAGACGAGATTCGTGTGAGGGACCTACTTGTCGATGTCGCCGACGACGAAGAACATCGAGCCGAGGATCGCGACCATGTCGGCGAGCAGGCAGCCTTCGAGCAGCTCGCTCAGCACGGCCACGTTGTTGAACGACGCCGACCGCAGCTTCAGTCGCCACGGCGTCTTCTCACCGCGGGACACCAGGTAGTAGCCGTTGAATCCGAGCGGGTTCTCGGTCGCGACGTAGTCCGATCCCTCCGGCACCTTGAGCACCTTCGGCAGCCGTACGTTGACCGGCCCGCGCTCCAGCCCCCGCAGCCGCTGGATGCAGTAGTCCGCCATGTCGAGGCTGACGTGCACCTGCTCCAGCAGCACCTCCAGCCGGGCCTGGCAGTCGCCGGCGGTCCGGGTCACGACCCGTCCGGGCCCGTCGGGACCGAACAGCTCGGCGTACGACAGGTAGGGCTGGTCGCGACGCAGGTCGACGTCGAGCCCGGACGCTCGCGCGATCGGACCGGAGACGCCGTACGACGACACGGTCGCGAGGTCGAGAACGCCGACCCCGCGCGTGCGGGCGTGCAAGATCTCGTTGCCGACGATGAGCGACTCGAGGTCGGGCAGGCGCCGGCGTACCTCCGCGATCGTCGACTCGACCCGGCCGAGCCAGCCCGAGGGCAGGTCGTCGCGCAGGCCGCCGACGCGGTTGAACATGTAGTGCATGCGGCCGCCGGAGATCTCCTCCATAACGGCCTGGAGGTCCTCGCGCTCGCGGAACGCGTAGAAGATCGGCGTGATCGCGCCGAGCTCGAGTGGGTAGGAGCCGAGGAACATCAGGTGGTTGAGCACCCGGTTGAGCTCGGTCATCAGCGTGCGGGTCCAGGTGGCGCGCTCGGGCACGTCCATGCCGAGCATCCGCTCGACTGCGAGCACCAGGCCGATCTCGTTGCTGAACGCCGACAGCCAGTCGTGCCGGTTGGCCAGCACGAGGATCTGGCGGTAGTCGCGCACCTCGAACAGCTTTTCGGCGCCGCGGTGCATGTAGCCGACGATCGGCTCGGCCTTGACGATGCGCTCGCCGTCGAGCGTGATGCGCAGGCGGAGCACGCCGTGGGTGGCTGGGTGCTGCGGGCCGATGTTGAGCACCATGTCGGCGGTGGCCAGGCCACCTGCGCCGACGCCGACGGTGAGCTCGCGGGGTGCCTCGGACATGCGCGCCAGTCTGCCAGCCGAGCGGCCGTCGTACGCCGACCGCCCGCGTACGCGTCGGAGGTCGCTGCGATGCTGGTCGGACCCGAAGACAGGAGCCGACGATGGCGACCGTCACCCGTACGTTCACGACAGACAGCCCAGCCGCACCACTGCTGGACTACCTCGCCGACTTCGCCCACGCGACCGACTGGGATCCCGGCACGGTGCGGTGCGAACCCACCACTGAGCCACCCGTGCGCGTCGGTTCGCAGTGGCACAACACCAGCAGGCTCCTGGGATGGACCACTGAGCTCGACTACACCCTCGAGGTGTGGGACGCCGAGCGTGTCGTGCTCCGTGGTCGCAACGCGTCGGCCGAGTCGTCCGACGACATCAGCGTGCGTGACCTCGGCGACGGGCGCAGCGAGGTCACCTATCGCGCGAGCGTGCAGATGAAGAAGGCCGCGTGGCTGGCCGACCCGGTGATGCGGCTGGTGTTCGAGCGCCTTGCCGCCAAGACGGTGGAGGGCATCCAGCGGGCGGCGGCCTCTCTGGACTGATCCGGCTGATCGGACGACACCGCCGCCCGGCGCGCGCAGACGGTCAGGCGTGGCGGTAGCGGACCGCTGCCGCAACCACCTGAGCGGCCGTCGCGAGCGAGTCGGGGACCGGGATGGTGCCCTCGACCTGGCCGGCCGCCGCGCCGCCGATGTAGACCGGGTCGACCCCGCCTTCTGCGAGGGCTGCAGCGGCGGCGCCGGCCACGGCGATGTCGCGCGCTGAGGTCGCCGCGATGACCGCGGACTGTGGCTTCCACACGTCGACCACCCGCGTCCAGCTCTGCAGCGGGACGTCGGCCCCGACGTAGAGCACCTCGGCCCCCGCTCGCTGCAGCAGGAGTGCGAACGCCAGGGCCGGCAGCTCGTGCCGCGAGTCGGCCGGCATCCCGACGACAACACGCGGACCGCGGGCCGGGGTCGCCTCGAACAGCGCCGAGAGCTTGCGCATGACCGCTGAGCTGATGAAGTGCTCGGAGGCGACGTCGAGCTCGCCCCGCTCCCAGGCAGCCCCGACCTCGCGCATGCTCGGCATCAGCCACAGGTCGACGACGGTCTCGGTCTCGGCCATCGCGAACGCCTCGTCGAGGATGCGTCGTAGTGCGGGGGCGTCGAACGCTGCCCCGGCCCGCGCGATGGCGGCGGTGTCCTGCAGGCCGACCAGGCCGCCGACCGGGGCGGACGGGCGGTCGGGCTCATCGGTCGCACCGCCGAGCGTCATCGCCGCCGCCCGGCGGGCTGGGACGCCGGAGTCCACCAGCAGCCGCATCCGGCGTACGAGCTCGATGTCGTGGTCGTTGTAGCGCCGGTACGCCGAGTCGGACCGCCCTGGGGCGACCAGGCCGTAACGGGACTCCCAGGCGCGCAGCGTCACCGCCTTGACGCCGGTGAGGGCAGCGGCCTCGCCGATCGAGTAGTCCGTCCGCATCGCCTCACCTTATACAGATCGGTGGGCTTGTGCGCCTTCTGTGCAGGGATTGACCCGGCGGGAAACTCTACAGAAGTCTCGACAGAAACATCTTCTTGTGAAAGATTGGGGACTCCTTCCCCGACGCGTGCAGAAAGGACGGCCGGTGCTCACCATGTCTGCGTCGCACGATCAGCGGCCGCTCGACCCTGCCGGCGACGGCAGCCCGCGTGATCCGGTCGCGGACATCACTGCAGCCGTGCAGCGCTGTGCTCGCGGCGACCGCGCGGCGATCGCCGAGCTGTACGACAGGACCTGCGGCCTCGTCTACGGCCTGGCTCGGGCGGGTACGAGCACCGATGCCGGCGCAGCACAGGTCACGACCCGCATCTATGCGCGTGTCTGGCGCGACAGCGTCGGCTTCCGACGCGAGCGCACCTGTGCGCTCGCCTGGCTGCTGCGCATCACGTCGGAGGAGATCGCCCGTTGCGTAGACCCGACCGAAGGAGCCCCCAGATGACCACCCCGAGCGCCGCTCCAGAGGCGTTGTCCCGGCTGAGCCTGCGGGACCTGATCATCCAGCTGCGCGACCTCGAGGACCAGCTGATGCGCGCGGTGCCGCTGCCTGATCCGACTGACCACGAGCAGCACCGTGTGCTGCTGCAACGACGCGAGATGATGATCGTGCGCGAGCTGCGGCGCCGACGTACGTCGTCCCCTCTGTAGTCCGCGGCCGTGCACGACAGACGCCAGCACAGCGAGAGGAGTGAGCCGCGATGACAGACCGCACAGGACACGCCCTGGTGACTGGTGCGACCGGCTACATCGGTGGACGCCTGGTGCCCCGCCTGTTCGACGCCGGGTGGACGGTTCGGGTGCTCACCCGGCACGCGTCGGGGCTCGACGAGATGGACTGGGCCGATGACGTCGAGGTGGTCGAGGGTGACGCGAGCTCGGCGTACGACCTCGACACTGCGATGCGTGATGTCGACGTGGCCTTCTACCTGATCCACTCGATGGACGGCGCGGGCGACTTCGCGCAGCGTGACCGCGAGCTCGCGCGCACGTTCGCCGAGGCGGCTGACCGCGCCCGTGTGGGTCGCATCGTCTACCTCAGCGGTCTGCACCCTGACGGCGAGGAGCTCTCGCCCCACCTGGCCTCGCGCGTCGAGGTCGGCCAGGTCTTCCTCCACGCCGAGACGCCCGCCGCGGTCCTGCAGGCGGCGGTCATACTCGGCGACGGCTCGGCGTCGTTCGACATGCTGCGCCACCTCACCCACCGGCTGCCGGCGATGGTCGCGCCGCGGTGGCTGCACAACCGGATCCAGCCGATCGCGATCAGGGACGTGCTGCATCTCCTTGTCGGGGCCGCGTCGCTGCCGAAGGAGGTCAACCGCACCTTCGACATCGGCGGCCCGGACGTCCTCACCTACGAGGAGATGATGCAGCGCTTTGCCCGGCTCACCGGGCTGCGGCGCCGGCTGGTGGTGACCGTCCCGGTGCTCACCCCACAGCTCGCAGGTCACTGGGTCGGCCTGGTCACGCCGGTGCCGTCCGGGCTCGCCAAACCGCTCGTGCAGTCACTGGTCCACGAGGTGGTCTGCCAGGAGGACGACCTGGCACGGCTCGCACCGCCGCCGGACCCGCCCCTGGGGTTCGACGACGCCGTGCGCTCGGCCGTACGACGCCTCGACCGCGACACCGGGCCCCGCAACCTCGCCACGACCGTCGCCGCCACCGCCGTGTGCGCAGCCGCCGGCACGTTGGGCGCCGACCCGACCAGTCGGTGGTACCGCTCCCTCGACCTGCCCGCCTGGCAGCCGCCCGCCCTCGCGTTCCCGGTCGTGTGGACGACGTTGTACGCCGACATCGCGGGCGCCTCCGCGGTCACCCTGACCCGGCTGGAGCGCGAGGGCCGCACCCGCGAGGCGACGGCGTACCGGCGCGCACTCGCGGCCGACCTCGTCCTCAACGCGGCCTGGCCCGCGCTGTTCTTCCGCTCGCGCCGGCCCGTGGCGGCGGCTGTCGGAGCGGGGCTGCTGACCCTGTCCAGCGCCGATCTCGCACGCCGGGCAGGCGCGGTCTCTGGCCGGTCGCGCGCCGGGCTGGGCCTGTACGCCGCCTGGTGCGCCTTCGCGACCGCGCTGTCCACCGAGATCGCCCGCCGCAACCGATGACCGACGAGCAGACGGAGATTCCGATGACCGACCCCCTCGAGCACGGCCTGACCATCACGATCAACCAGCCCTGGGCCGACCAGGTCGGCCCGGCCGGTGTCGACGCCTACGTCCGCGCGCTGGTCGACCTCGCAGAGGGGTACGACGGCGAGCCCGCGGGCGAGGTCGAGCAGCGGCTGCGCGACCGGCTCGACACCGACGGTGTGCGCCTGGCCGACCCGTCGTACTCCCGCGTGGCCGAGCAGATCGCGGTCGCGGGCAACGACCTGTGCGTCGTCGGCCCGGACGGCGCTGTGCTGCACGGTCGGCTGCCGCATCCCCGACCCCACCACTCCACCGCCGATCCCGAGCACCCGGATCGCCCGCGCTTCTCCTGAGCCTGTCCGCCCGCCCGCGCTCGCTGCGTCGAGCGCGGGCGAGAACGTACGCTGCCTGCCGTGACAGGGGACATGACCGATCAGGCGGTGGAGCACGCCCGCCACCTCAACGACCTGGGCCGGCCGGCCGACGCGCTGCGGGTGCTGACGCCCGCACTGTCGAGCTCTGCGGCGACCGAGGACGCGCTGATCGAGGCCGCGCGGGCGCAGGGAGCGCTCGGACAGGACCACGACGCCGTACAGACCCTGCAGCGCGCGCAGGCGTCGCACCCGTCGTCGGTCGTCCTCGCGGTCAGCCTCGCCGAGCGGCTGCACCACATGAACGACCTCGGCGGCGCGCTCTACCACGCACAGGGTGCGCTGTCGCTGGCCCCGCAGAGCTGGGTGGTGCACGCGGTCGCCGCCAACGTGATGTCCGACTGCGGGATGCGCGACGAGTCCGAGCACCATGCGCGCACCGCCCTCGCGATGGCGCCGGACGAGTCGCTCAGCCACCACGCGATGGCCAACGCGCTCGCGCCGCCGACGGTCAGGATGTACGACCGGGCGCGGCTGCGTGAGGCCGAGCACCACCTGCGTGAGGCGCTGCGCATCGACCCCTCCGACGACGTCGCGATGAACAACCTCGCGCGCGTGCAGTCCAAGCGCGGCGGCGGTGTCCGCGCGGCCGGCACGCTGTCGCGAGCGACGGCGGCCAACCCGATGGAGCCGATGTTCCAGGCCAACATGGACGCGCTGCTCGGGATGCTGACCGCGCGAGCCCACCTGGTGCTGTTCGTGGCGTTCCTGGTGCTGCGCAACGTCGGCATCGAGGACGGCCGGTTGTCATGGCCGATCCTCGTGGTGCTCGCGATGATCTCGCTGGGCTTGTTCGCCTGGGTGGGTGTTCAGCTCGTACGCGAGGTGCCGCCGGCCATGCTGCGCCCGTTCCTCGTCGGGTTCGCCCGCCGCCAGAAGCTCGCCGCGGCGTGGGCCGGGCTGCTCGTGGTCGCGACGACGTTCTTCGTGGCGGCCGCGTGCGTGGGCGGTGACGCCTCGACGGCGCTCATCGCCGTTGCCGGAGTCGCGCTGCTCGCCGGCGCCGTCCTGTCCTGGATCTCGTTCTTCGTCAACCGCCGAAAGGCTTGAGCCGCAATGACATTCACCGATCCGCTGGTGCAGTCGCTGACCCGTGCCGTCGAGGCCGCACCCGCTGACGTACCCCTGCGCCTCCACCTCGCCGAGGTGCTCATCCAGCGCGGCGCTCCGGGCGAGGCCGTCGCGCACTGCGCGGTCGCACTGCAGCACGAGCCGGCCAGCGAGCACGCGCAGGCGCTGATGCGCCAGGCACTCGGCGGCAGTACGCCGGCAGCCCCTGAGCCGCCGCACGACCCGGTGGCCGGACCGACCGGCGTACGCGCGCCGTTGCCGCAGCAGCCGACGTCACCCGCGCAGCCTCCCGAGTTCGACTGGGAGCAGGCAGAGTCGCAGGTCCAGGACGTCGCGCCCGCCAAGCGCTACGCCGACGGTGACGACGACGCCCCGCCCGTCGACGCCTGGGACGTCGAGCGCTCCGACGTCACGCTCGACGACGTCGGCGGCATGGACGAGGTCAAGGCTCGGCTGCGGGCGGCGTTCCTCGAACCCCTGCGCAATCCCGAGCTGCGCAGGCTCTACGGCAAGAGCCTGCGCGGCGGCATGCTGCTCTACGGCCCGCCCGGGTGCGGCAAGACGTTCCTCGGCCGCGCGGTGGCGGGTGAGCTCGGCGCGCAGTTCGTCAACATCGGGCTGGCCGACGTGCTCGACATGTACATCGGCCGCTCCGAGCGCAACATCCAGGACGTGTTCCGGCTGGCCCGCGCACACGCCCCGGTCGTCGTGTTCATCGACGAGGTCGACGCGCTCGGCCAGAAGCGCAGCGCGCACGGCAGCTCGGCGATGCGGACGACGGTCAACCAGCTGCTCACCGAGCTCGACGGTGTCGAGTCGTCCAACGAGGGCGTCTTCGTCATCGGCGCCACCAACCAGCCGTGGGACATCGACCCCGCGCTGCGCCGCCCCGGTCGGCTCGACCGCACGCTGCTGGTCGTGCCACCGGACGAGTCGGCGCGGGCGTCGATCTTCCGCTACCACCTCCGCGCGCGGCCGGTCGAGGGCATCGACCTGGGCGAGCTCGCCCGGCGTACACCCGACTTCTCCGGCGCCGACATCCAGCACGTGTGCGAGACCGCGTCCGAGAAGGCGCTCATGGCGAGCGTGCAGTCGGGTTCGCCGCGCATGATCCAGATGGGCGACCTCGCGGCGGCCATCGGTGAGATCCGCCCGTCGACGCGCGCGTGGTTCGAGTCGGCGCGCAACGTCGTCCAGTTCGCCAACCAGGACGGCACGTACGACGAGCTGCGGGCGTACATGAAGAAGCACCGCCTCTGACGCCGCCCTACTCGACCAGCGGTGAGTCCTCGGACGCCTTGACCAGCAGCACGCCCGCGACGATGAGTACGCCGCCCGCGAGCTGCACCGGCAACGGCAGCTCTCCGAGCAACCACCACGCGAACAGCACCGCGAACAGCACCTCGGACAGCGCGACGAACGACGCGAGCCGCGAACCGAGCATGCGCGCCGAGACGACACCGGTGACGTACGCGAAAGCCGCTGCTATCACAGCGATTCCGAGCAGCGGGATCACGAAGCTGACCTCGTGCCCGGCGAACGGCACGTCGTCGGTCGAGGCCCTGAACGGCAGCAGTCCGAGCGCCCCGACCGCGACGAGGGGCAGCACACCGGCGGCCATGCCTGCGCCCGCGAGGGCCAGCGGCGACAGGCTGTCCTCGTGGGTGTGCGAGGCGACGACGAAGTACGCGGCCGAGCAGAACGCCGCCGCCAGGCCGCACGCCACGCCGACCGTGTCGAGCTGGACGTCACCGAACACGTTGAGCACGAGCGCGAGCCCGGCGATCGCCGTGGCAGCGCCCGCGAGGGTGAGCCGACTCGGCGCGCGGCGGGTCAGCAGCCAGGTGTAGCCGACGAGCAGCACGGGGGAGAGGTACTCCAGCAGGAGCGCGACGCCGACCGACAGGTGCTCGACGGCGACGAAGTAGAACAGCTGGCAACCTGCGACGCCGGTCATGCCGTACAGCAGCACGATCCCGAGGTTCTTGCGCAGCAGGTGCCAGCGACCCCGGAGCTCGAGGTACGTCGGCACGGCGAGCACGAGCGCGGCGATGCCGATGCGTGCGGTGACGGCGGCGGCCGGTGTCCAGCCGCCCTCGAACAGCGCCTTCCCGAACGGGCCGGACGTGCCGAACGCGGCGGCCGACACGAGGGCGAGCGCGAACGCCAGCCGGGTCGGTGGCGTACGACGGACCGGAGCCTGCTCGACCACGGGCTGGATCTCGGTCACCGCACACCTCCTCGAGCCCCCGTAAGGGGCCAAACGCAACTATGCTCATGACGGTACGAGCGCCCGATGTCAGGAGTCAACATGCAGTTCGCCCATGACACGGAGATGGCTCTGGCCAGTGCCGCAGCGCTGGTCAACACCCAGGCCAACGGGCCTCGCAGCGTCGAGGAGCTGCCCGACGTCGCCGCGCTCGACGCGTTCATCGACGAGTGGGGCTGGACCGGGGCGCGTACTCACGACGAGCTCGAGCTCGCTCATGTGCGTGCGCTGCGCCCGCGGCTGCGTGAGGTCTGGTCGCGCGACAAGGACGGTGTCGTCGAGGTCGTCAACGACCTGCTCGCCCGCTCGCACGCCCTGCCCCAGCTGGTCAAGCACGACGGCTGGGACTACCACCTGCACGCGACGACGTCCGATGCACCGCTCGCGACCCGGATGGCCGTCGAGGCGGCGATGGCACTCGCCGACGTCGTCCGCTCCGACGAGCTCGAACGCCTGCGCGTGTGCGCCGCGGACGACTGCGAGGACCTGCTCGTCGACCTGTCCAAGAACCGCTCCCGCCGTTACTGCGACGCCGGCTGCGGCAACCGGGTCAACGTCGCCGCCTACCGGGCCCGCCGCTCCGCCGACGGCTGAGCCCGGTCGACGGCGCGGCACTGCGGGTGCCGACCGTTCAGTAGGTTGGCCCGCGTGAACACCCAGCCGGTCGACCCTCGTGCTTCGTGTTCGCTCGCGACGACTCCGGTGGCGGCACCCCCGGGGTCTCCGGCGCGGCCCGTACGCCGACCGCCGCCTCCGCGTCGACATCACCCGGCGCTCCCACGGCGAGCGCGTCCGGGGCGCCCACCACCACCGCCGGGGCGCCCACCACCGCCGGGGCGAACGACCGCTGGCAGGGCGAGCGCGACGCGCTCGGCACCTACCTCGTCCCGCCGCGCTCGGAGGGCTGGAGCCTGTCCACCGGTGGCGAGACGATGGCCTACGCCGACGAGAAGGGCACGGTGCTCGCCAAGGCCCAGCGCCCGGCGTACTACCAGGCGGGCTACTGCTCCACGGGCGCGGGCGTCGCACGCGCCTGGGCCGGATTTTCGCCGACTCCCGACGGTGTGGTCGAGTCCTCCAAGGCCGTCGCGACGGCGTGGGCGGGCGCGATCGGCCATCACGCCGACGGGCGGATCGACCCGCACTCGCCGGTGATCAGTCGCACGATCGACACGCACACGCCGGGTGTGTCGGCCACCAGCAGCCGGACGGTCGTCACGCTCCTGGAGCGCGACACGGCAGGCTGCCTGCCGCCGCGCGTCGAGATCACCACGGTCACCGCGCGTACGGCCCAGGACGCGACGACGCTCGTCCTGGTCCGAGACCTCGACGTGGCGGGGCAGCTGTCCGACGACCTGCGGGACCGAATCCTGGCCTCGGTGCGTCCCAGCTCAGCGTGAAACCAACGACAGGGATCTGATGAACGACGAAGCCAACCAGCGTCCCGAGGAAGGCGGCACGACCGGCCACCCCCTCCCCGGTGCACGCCGAGCGCCCGGCGGTGCGCGGCGCCTGCCCGGCCCGACCGAGCCGCACGGCCACACGTCTGCGACCCCGCACCAGGGGCAGCGGCTGCCGCACCCCCCGCCTCAGCAGCCGCCGTACGCCGGTCCGCCGCAGCCTCCGCAGGGACCGCCGCAGTCCGACTCGTCCGGGCCGTCGACGTACGGCCACCAGTTCGGCGGCCGGTCCTTCGGTGAGTCGTGGCGTGAGGAGGAGTTCGGCCACGGTCAGGACCGCTACTACGGCCCCGAGGTGCCGGGTCCGGCCCAGGGATCGCCCGTCCAGTACGGCGCGCCACCGTCGGGTCCGAGCGGTACGCCGAAGCGCGGTGGCCGGCGTACGGCACTGATCGCTGCGGGTGCCGTGGCTGCGGTCGCCGTGCTCGGTGGCGGCGGCTACGCCCTGTCGCAGGGCCTCGGTGACGACCGGGCCGGCCAGCAGACGAGCCCGACCTCCAGCGCACCGGCGACGCCGACCTCGCAGCCGAGCACGGCGAGCCCGGCCACGTCGTCGGGTTCGAGCTCCGGTGGTGGCCTCGGTGGCGGTGACGGTACGCCGCCGCTCGTGCCCGGCTGGCGGGTCAAGAAGGACACGGACAAGCAAGGCAACACCACCGCCGTCGACTTCCCCCTGACGGATTGGCAGCTCAAGGAAGGCCAGCAGCTCGGCTACGGCGACAACGACGGCAAGCCCGTGATCACAGCCCACGAGGCGTCGACCTACCGACGGGGCTACTGCCCGAAGGACCCGTCCGACTATCTCGCGTTCGCGGCCTTCCAGACCTCGGGGGACCGCGACCCGGCCGACATCGCACCCGACGTCATCGTCACCTGGGCCGACGCGGCGGCGCTCAAGAAGGATGGTTCCCACGAGAAGTTCGGTCCGCCGGTGAGCAAGCAGGTGGCGATCAACGGCGGTAGGACGCAAGCGATCCGATCGCGGATCACCGTCCCCAACACCGACTCGGCGGATCCGAAGGAGTGCAGCGCGCCCAAGCGCGAGATCGTCGCTCAGTCGTTCACCAACGGCAACGCGACCGCCACGGTCATCGTCGTGCGCGAGCTGGGCGTCCCGAATGCCCTCGACGACAAGACCCTCGACCAGATCCTCGCGTCCGCGCGACCGGTCTCCTGACGGGCGCGAGGTCTGACGCGTGACCCACGACGACCAGCGCCCAGCAGGTCGGCCCGACTCCGGCCACGCGCAGCCGGGGCACCGACTGCCCGGCGGCGCACCCGGTCCCAGCCGGGGCGGGGCCCGGCGCGTGCCTCGACCCGAGGAGTCCGTCCCGGCTGCTCCGGAGCAGACGCCGACACCGCCCACCGGTGGCCCACCGGCGGCCGCTGAGGGCATCGGCGAGGCCGGGCCGTCGACGTACGGTCACCAGTTCGGCGGCCGTTCGTTCGGCGAGTCGTGGCGCCAGGGTGAGTTCGGCCAGGGGCAGGAGCGCTACTACGGCGATCAGGTGCCGGTGCCGCAGTCCTCCTGGCAGGACGCGCCGAACGCACCTTCCCCGAACCCGCCTCCGCGATCGCCCTCGTCGTCCGGTCGTCGGCGTACGGCTCTGCTCGTCGCGGGCGCGGTGGGCCTGGTCGCGGTGCTCGGTGCAGGTGCCTATGCCCTGATGCGTGGTGACGACGACGGAGGTGGGCAACAGGTCGCCCCGTCGATGAGCGCGTCCGCCCCGTCGGCGGGTCCGAGTCCGTCGACGAGCTCGAGCGCGAGTGCGCCTGGGTCGACCGGCACGGGCCTCGGGACGGTCGCCGTACCACCTCTCGTCCCGGGGTGGCAGGTGCGGACCTTCGACGACGAGGAGGGCAACCGGGCGGCGTTCGACGTACCGGCGACCACCATTCCGGCGTCGGGGGTCAATGCGGAGCCTCAGCAGCTGTGGTCGTTCCTCACGGGCGAC from Luteipulveratus halotolerans includes the following:
- a CDS encoding NADH-quinone oxidoreductase subunit D, with translation MSEAPRELTVGVGAGGLATADMVLNIGPQHPATHGVLRLRITLDGERIVKAEPIVGYMHRGAEKLFEVRDYRQILVLANRHDWLSAFSNEIGLVLAVERMLGMDVPERATWTRTLMTELNRVLNHLMFLGSYPLELGAITPIFYAFREREDLQAVMEEISGGRMHYMFNRVGGLRDDLPSGWLGRVESTIAEVRRRLPDLESLIVGNEILHARTRGVGVLDLATVSSYGVSGPIARASGLDVDLRRDQPYLSYAELFGPDGPGRVVTRTAGDCQARLEVLLEQVHVSLDMADYCIQRLRGLERGPVNVRLPKVLKVPEGSDYVATENPLGFNGYYLVSRGEKTPWRLKLRSASFNNVAVLSELLEGCLLADMVAILGSMFFVVGDIDK
- a CDS encoding SRPBCC family protein, which translates into the protein MATVTRTFTTDSPAAPLLDYLADFAHATDWDPGTVRCEPTTEPPVRVGSQWHNTSRLLGWTTELDYTLEVWDAERVVLRGRNASAESSDDISVRDLGDGRSEVTYRASVQMKKAAWLADPVMRLVFERLAAKTVEGIQRAAASLD
- a CDS encoding MerR family transcriptional regulator; the protein is MRTDYSIGEAAALTGVKAVTLRAWESRYGLVAPGRSDSAYRRYNDHDIELVRRMRLLVDSGVPARRAAAMTLGGATDEPDRPSAPVGGLVGLQDTAAIARAGAAFDAPALRRILDEAFAMAETETVVDLWLMPSMREVGAAWERGELDVASEHFISSAVMRKLSALFEATPARGPRVVVGMPADSRHELPALAFALLLQRAGAEVLYVGADVPLQSWTRVVDVWKPQSAVIAATSARDIAVAGAAAAALAEGGVDPVYIGGAAAGQVEGTIPVPDSLATAAQVVAAAVRYRHA
- a CDS encoding sigma-70 family RNA polymerase sigma factor — its product is MSASHDQRPLDPAGDGSPRDPVADITAAVQRCARGDRAAIAELYDRTCGLVYGLARAGTSTDAGAAQVTTRIYARVWRDSVGFRRERTCALAWLLRITSEEIARCVDPTEGAPR
- a CDS encoding tryptophan-rich sensory protein; this encodes MTDRTGHALVTGATGYIGGRLVPRLFDAGWTVRVLTRHASGLDEMDWADDVEVVEGDASSAYDLDTAMRDVDVAFYLIHSMDGAGDFAQRDRELARTFAEAADRARVGRIVYLSGLHPDGEELSPHLASRVEVGQVFLHAETPAAVLQAAVILGDGSASFDMLRHLTHRLPAMVAPRWLHNRIQPIAIRDVLHLLVGAASLPKEVNRTFDIGGPDVLTYEEMMQRFARLTGLRRRLVVTVPVLTPQLAGHWVGLVTPVPSGLAKPLVQSLVHEVVCQEDDLARLAPPPDPPLGFDDAVRSAVRRLDRDTGPRNLATTVAATAVCAAAGTLGADPTSRWYRSLDLPAWQPPALAFPVVWTTLYADIAGASAVTLTRLEREGRTREATAYRRALAADLVLNAAWPALFFRSRRPVAAAVGAGLLTLSSADLARRAGAVSGRSRAGLGLYAAWCAFATALSTEIARRNR
- a CDS encoding tetratricopeptide repeat protein yields the protein MTGDMTDQAVEHARHLNDLGRPADALRVLTPALSSSAATEDALIEAARAQGALGQDHDAVQTLQRAQASHPSSVVLAVSLAERLHHMNDLGGALYHAQGALSLAPQSWVVHAVAANVMSDCGMRDESEHHARTALAMAPDESLSHHAMANALAPPTVRMYDRARLREAEHHLREALRIDPSDDVAMNNLARVQSKRGGGVRAAGTLSRATAANPMEPMFQANMDALLGMLTARAHLVLFVAFLVLRNVGIEDGRLSWPILVVLAMISLGLFAWVGVQLVREVPPAMLRPFLVGFARRQKLAAAWAGLLVVATTFFVAAACVGGDASTALIAVAGVALLAGAVLSWISFFVNRRKA
- a CDS encoding AAA family ATPase, whose amino-acid sequence is MTFTDPLVQSLTRAVEAAPADVPLRLHLAEVLIQRGAPGEAVAHCAVALQHEPASEHAQALMRQALGGSTPAAPEPPHDPVAGPTGVRAPLPQQPTSPAQPPEFDWEQAESQVQDVAPAKRYADGDDDAPPVDAWDVERSDVTLDDVGGMDEVKARLRAAFLEPLRNPELRRLYGKSLRGGMLLYGPPGCGKTFLGRAVAGELGAQFVNIGLADVLDMYIGRSERNIQDVFRLARAHAPVVVFIDEVDALGQKRSAHGSSAMRTTVNQLLTELDGVESSNEGVFVIGATNQPWDIDPALRRPGRLDRTLLVVPPDESARASIFRYHLRARPVEGIDLGELARRTPDFSGADIQHVCETASEKALMASVQSGSPRMIQMGDLAAAIGEIRPSTRAWFESARNVVQFANQDGTYDELRAYMKKHRL
- a CDS encoding EamA family transporter — protein: MTEIQPVVEQAPVRRTPPTRLAFALALVSAAAFGTSGPFGKALFEGGWTPAAAVTARIGIAALVLAVPTYLELRGRWHLLRKNLGIVLLYGMTGVAGCQLFYFVAVEHLSVGVALLLEYLSPVLLVGYTWLLTRRAPSRLTLAGAATAIAGLALVLNVFGDVQLDTVGVACGLAAAFCSAAYFVVASHTHEDSLSPLALAGAGMAAGVLPLVAVGALGLLPFRASTDDVPFAGHEVSFVIPLLGIAVIAAAFAYVTGVVSARMLGSRLASFVALSEVLFAVLFAWWLLGELPLPVQLAGGVLIVAGVLLVKASEDSPLVE
- a CDS encoding CGNR zinc finger domain-containing protein, translating into MQFAHDTEMALASAAALVNTQANGPRSVEELPDVAALDAFIDEWGWTGARTHDELELAHVRALRPRLREVWSRDKDGVVEVVNDLLARSHALPQLVKHDGWDYHLHATTSDAPLATRMAVEAAMALADVVRSDELERLRVCAADDCEDLLVDLSKNRSRRYCDAGCGNRVNVAAYRARRSADG